The genome window TGATCCAGGCGGCGGCCGCCCTGGTGCCGGCGGGACCGCGGGAGGGTCCGGGGGGGACCCCGGCGGGCGGGAAGGGGGTGACGCGAGCCATGAGCATGCCCCCCGTGCCGCCCCCCGCCGAGGGGggtcccgccgccccccgcgcccgcgaggggaaggagaaggagcgGGAGAAACGCTTCAGCTTCTTCAAGAAGAACAAGTAGAGccgggggctggtggggggggtgccctgggacacgggggggggtcccggcggaGCCGATGGAGGgacgcggcgggggggggcagcacgGGGAGGGGCAGCGCGGGGGGGGGTCTCGCtcaccgccccccccaccccgcgccgTCGTGCCTTCCCGCCCCggggtccccgtgtccccccgcgTCCCGGTGATGTCCCCGCGCAGCCCCAAACCCCAATAAAGCGACTGTAGAGATCGGGCGGGCCCTGAGTGCGCCGACGGGGCGGGGTGGGATTGGGATTGGGATAAGGGTAGGGATAAGGTGGGAACAGGGTGGAGATGAGGGTGGGATGGGTCGGGATGGGATGGTTTTGGGTCAGGatggggtgggtttgggttggggtgGGATGGGTTTGGGAGGGGATAGGATGGGTTTGGGTCAGGATGGAATGGGATGGTTTTGGGTCAGGATGGGATGGTTTTGGATTGGGATGGGGTGGTTTTGGGACAGGATGGGGCGGATTTGGGACGGGATGGGATGGGTTTGGGACAGGATGGGATGGTTTGGGGACAGGAAGGGATGGGATAGTTTTGGGTCGGGATGGGATAGTTTTGGGACAGGATGTGATGGTTTTGGGACAGGATGGGGTGGCTTTGGTATGGGATGGATTTAGGTCGGGATGGGATGGTTTTGGGTCAGGAGAGGATGGGTTTCGTTCAGGATGAGATGGTTTTGGGTCGGGATGGGATGGTTTTGGGACAGGATTGGATGGTTTGGGGACAGGAAGGGATGGGATAGTTTTGGGTCAGGATGGGATGGTTTTGGGTCAGGATGGGGTGGTTTGGGGATGGGATGGATTAGGTCGGGATGGGATGGTTTTGGGTCAGGATAGGATGGGTTCAGGTGAGGATGAGATGGTTTTGGGTCGGGATGGGATGGTTTTGGGTCAGGATGCGATGGTTTTGGGACAGGATGGGGTGGTTTTTGTTCAGGATGGGATGGTTTTGGGTCAGGATGGGGTGGTTTTGGGATGGGATGGATTTAGGTCGGGATGGGATGGTTTTGGGTCAGGATGGGGTGGTTTTGGGATGGGATGGATTTAGGTCGGGATGGGATGGTTTTGGGTCAGGATAGGATGGGTTTGGGTCAGGATGGGGTGGGTTTGGGTCAGGATGGGATGGTTTTGGGACAGGATGGGGTGGAATTGGGTTGGGATGGTATGGTTTTGGGTCGGGATGGTATGGTTTTGGGCAGGAAGGGGTGGTTTTGGGACAGGATGGGGTGGAATTGGGTTGGGATGCGATGGTTTTTGGGTCGGGATGGGGTGGTTTTGGATTGGCGCGGGATGGTTTTGGGTCGGGATGGGGAGAGAACGGGCTCGGGGATGGGCGGGGCGGATGCCCGTGGGTcacaccagtgctcccagtacgGGACTCCAGCATCCCGCGGgttccccacccccccgctcGCCATCAATGGGCCGCCCcggcgacccccccccccccggaggcCGCAATGGACCGCTCCGCCACCCGttcgccccgcccctccccacCCATGATTGGCTGCGGCGGCCCCGTGGGCGAGCCCACCCTATGCCGGCCGTGGAAGGCTGACGGAGCTCGGTGACCGTTTGACGGACAGCTCCGCTGCCCAATGGGAGCGCGGGAGGCGGAGGCCGAGCTGGGTAGCGCCGCCGCCATTTTGTGAGGACCGCGCGGCGGACGGGGCGCAGGTGGgggcggggctgcggcggcgCCGGTACCGGGAGGGgacggcggggaggggggggaggggatgtgtgtgtgagaaggtggggagggatgggggggcgacaagttttgggggggggcgggcaggcagcgctaccggcggggccgggccgggcgagCGGGATGACCtgggcccgggcccggccccgccgaggCGCTCGGAGGCCTCGGGGAAGGCGGTGGGAGGGGGGAAGGCCCGGGGGGGCAGAGCGGGGCCTTGGCTCCGGGGGCGGGGGTCCGGAGGGGGGGTTGTAGGCTTTGGGGCGGGGCTCTGcccggtgggggggggcaggcagggttttggggtgtttctaggggttttttggggggcacagccctgcggggggggcaggcagggtttCGGCTtgtttccagggtttttttgggggggcaggcagggttttggggtgtttttagGGTTTTTGGGGAGGCAGacagggttttggggttttttttaggttttttttgggggggtacAGCCCTGcgcggggggcaggcagggtttCGGGGTGTTTctaggttttttggggggggcaggcagggtgttGGGGTGTTTCTAGGCTTTTTgagggggggcaggcagggtgttGGGGTGTTTGtagtttttttgggggggcaggtagggttttggggtgtttgtagggttttttttgggggtacAGCCCTGCtcagggggcaggcagggtttTGGCGTgtttctagggtttttttgggggggcaggcagggttaTGGGGTGTTTctagggttttggggggggcaggcagggttttggggtgtttctaggggtttttttggggggcaaGTAGGGTTATGGGGTGTTTCTAGGGTTTTTTGGAGGGGCAGGCTGGGTTTCGGGGTGTTTTTaaggtttttggggggagggcacagccctgcgcagggggcaggcagggtttTGGGGTATTTGTAGGAAATTTTGGGAAAGGTACAGCCCTGcagggggggcaggcagggttttggggtgtttctagttttttttgggggggatacAGCTCTGTGAGGGGGGGCACgcagggttttggggtgtttctgtgtttttttgtggGGCAGGtagggttttggggtgtttctaggggttttggggggggcaggcagggtttTGATTGTTTCTAGGGTTTTTATGGGGGGCACAGCCCTGCGGGGGCGGCAGGCaggattttggggtgtttttaggggtttttgggagggcacagccctgcagggagaggagggcagaggtTTAGGGTGTTTctagggttttttggggggtacAGCCCTGTGGGGGGTACAATGGCAGGGTTTCGGGGTgtttttaggggttttttggggggcacAGTCCTGTGGGTAGAGGAGGGCAGAGGTTTGGTGTGTTTCTTGGGGGAGATTTGGGGTGTTTGGGGGCACAGCCCTGCGGGGGTTTGTGCCCCTCCCCGTACGGCACGTCTCGGCGGCACTAAccccccccctgctcccctgtCGCAGGCTGGGCGAGATGGTGAAGCTGTTCATCGGGAACCTGCCGCGGGAGGCGACGGAGCAGGAGATCCGCTCCCTCTTCGAGCAGTACGGGAAGGTGCTGGAGTGCGACATCATCAAGAACTACGGCTTCGTCCACATCGAGGACAAGACGGCGGCCGAGGACGCCATCCGCAACCTGCACCACCACAAGCTGCACGGTGTCTGCATCAACGTGGAGGCTAGCAAGAACAAGAGCAAAGCCTCCACCAAACTGCACGTCGGCAACATCAGCCCCGCCTGCACCAACCTGGAGCTGCGGGCCAAGTTTGAGGAGTACGGCCCCGTCATCGAGTGCGACATCGTCAAGGATTATGCCTTCGTTCACATGGAGCGGGCGGAGGACGCGGTGGAGGCCATCCGTGGGCTGGATAACACCGAATTCCAAGGTGATCCGCACCGGGGTCGCGGCTGAGATCCGTGGGGAGCGGGGATGGGTCTGGCACTTCGAGCCCCAGGGGTCTCCGGGAGGATTCCCCATGTTCCCGTTAAGATGTTTtcgctccctcccagctccgGCTGCACAGGTTGGGGGTGCGGCAGCAGCACCGGGGTGACCGGCCTGCCGGCAATCCTTGGCGAGACCACAGCCGGCACCgtgctcagctctgcagcagagcagcgCCGCCAGGCTCACCTGCCCTCCCCCTCGCTGGAATTAAGTGcaaatgaggggtttttttgttgttttttttttttttcactccgGCTCCCCTCGTGCCGTGCAGGGCACGACGAGGGCCAAACCGGCGCGGCACAGCCGCTTTCCTGTCCGGCgagccccagtgctgctttCCCGGTCGCCGGTGTGGCCACGGCAGCCAGAGTGAGGGCAGGGACAGTTGGGGCTGGGCCGGGGGAGGACGGGACTGATCCATCTCTGACTTAACCCAGCACGGCCGCCCCGCAGGAGGATCCCGACGGCGAAGTCCCAACTCTTGTGCCGACGGCCGCCGCGCCTGGTTCTGCCGGGCCGGAGCAGCGGGTCCCACCCGCGCGGCGTGAAGCCAGGCTGCCTCCCGCCCTTGTAGCGTTGCCCTGCCTGGTAAGAGGGTGAGCGGAGGCGCCCGATCCCGCGCCGGCCGTGTCCCCGCTGCCGGCAGCACGCGGCATTGCTCGCTCGGGCTATCAACGTGCCGCCCCGGGCCCTCGCCCGGCTCCCAGACGAGACGCGACGCGGGCGCTTTCGCTGGCAGCCTCCTCCTCTCGGCCTCTCGCGCGAACGCAGCGGCGGGGCCGAGCGTCCGGATTTGAGCTCGCGGCCGAGACTCGGCGGCGTGGCGCTGATGGCGAGCGCGTCCCCTCTCCGGAAGCGGTgccggcgggcgggccgggTCGGCAGGGAGGCGTCCGGTCCTTCACCCCAAGCGGCGGTGGGGCTGGGCTTGGCCCTCCTGGTTCCCGCTGGGGTTTTGGCAAACCCCGCTGCCCCGATTCTGGGTGTCCCTCAAAACTCTTCTCCAGCCGGGACGGCGCAGCCGCATCCGGAGCTCCCTTGCTGCGGGGCATCCGCGGGACCACCAAATGCCCCCGGCTGCGCTTGGCTTGCCTCATGCCGTGCTTGAAGCCGGCCCCCGTCCGAAGCCTCGTTAGCTCCGGGGCGGTCATCCGGTGTCGCATCCGTCTGGCCGCCGCAAGGAGCGTGCTGGCGGGCGCATTTTCCGGCGGGAAGC of Buteo buteo chromosome 29, bButBut1.hap1.1, whole genome shotgun sequence contains these proteins:
- the LOC142025697 gene encoding RNA-binding protein 4B isoform X2, with amino-acid sequence MVKLFIGNLPREATEQEIRSLFEQYGKVLECDIIKNYGFVHIEDKTAAEDAIRNLHHHKLHGVCINVEASKNKSKASTKLHVGNISPACTNLELRAKFEEYGPVIECDIVKDYAFVHMERAEDAVEAIRGLDNTEFQARPPRRRIPTAKSQLLCRRPPRLVLPGRSSGSHPRGVKPGCLPPL
- the LOC142025697 gene encoding RNA-binding protein 4B isoform X4 yields the protein MVKLFIGNLPREATEQEIRSLFEQYGKVLECDIIKNYGFVHIEDKTAAEDAIRNLHHHKLHGVCINVEASKNKSKASTKLHVGNISPACTNLELRAKFEEYGPVIECDIVKDYAFVHMERAEDAVEAIRGLDNTEFQGWARW
- the LOC142025697 gene encoding RNA-binding protein 4B isoform X3, translating into MVKLFIGNLPREATEQEIRSLFEQYGKVLECDIIKNYGFVHIEDKTAAEDAIRNLHHHKLHGVCINVEASKNKSKASTKLHVGNISPACTNLELRAKFEEYGPVIECDIVKDYAFVHMERAEDAVEAIRGLDNTEFQGGSRRRSPNSCADGRRAWFCRAGAAGPTRAA